In one Trichlorobacter lovleyi SZ genomic region, the following are encoded:
- the thiF gene encoding sulfur carrier protein ThiS adenylyltransferase ThiF — translation MNIRINEQSVSMTPPCSLAGAAQQFKPGADLLILNGFPAEPETLLQEGDQLFLIKRGEQPSADELEALMAARHTPGIHARLKQACVGIAGAGGLGSAVAVALARIGVGRLIIADFDLVEPSNLNRQQYFIDQIGLYKVAALTQNLQRINPYISVEPHQALLGPDNIPQLFAPCSVVVEAFDRADMKAMLVDTVLSCLPGCCVVAASGVAGYDDNNSITTRRISSRLYLVGDGVSEAQPGNGLMAPRVAIAAGHQANQVVRIILGERS, via the coding sequence ATGAACATCCGCATTAATGAACAATCTGTCAGCATGACACCCCCCTGCAGCCTGGCCGGGGCAGCGCAGCAGTTTAAACCCGGCGCCGATCTGCTGATCCTGAACGGTTTTCCCGCTGAACCGGAAACGCTGCTGCAGGAGGGGGACCAGCTGTTCCTGATCAAACGGGGGGAGCAGCCGTCAGCCGATGAGCTGGAGGCGTTGATGGCAGCCCGCCACACCCCCGGCATCCATGCCCGCCTGAAACAGGCCTGTGTCGGTATTGCCGGTGCGGGCGGCCTCGGTTCGGCCGTGGCGGTTGCCCTGGCGCGGATCGGGGTCGGCCGCCTGATCATTGCCGACTTCGACCTGGTCGAGCCGTCCAACCTGAACCGCCAGCAGTATTTCATCGACCAGATTGGCCTCTACAAGGTGGCGGCGCTGACGCAGAACCTGCAGCGGATCAACCCCTATATCAGCGTCGAGCCGCATCAGGCCCTGCTGGGGCCGGACAATATCCCGCAGCTGTTTGCCCCCTGCTCCGTGGTGGTGGAGGCCTTTGACCGGGCCGACATGAAGGCGATGCTGGTGGACACGGTGCTTTCCTGCCTGCCGGGCTGTTGCGTGGTGGCAGCATCAGGGGTGGCAGGCTATGACGACAACAACAGCATCACCACCCGCAGGATCTCATCAAGGCTGTATCTGGTGGGTGACGGCGTGTCGGAGGCCCAACCGGGCAACGGCCTGATGGCCCCCAGGGTGGCCATTGCCGCCGGTCATCAGGCAAATCAGGTGGTACGGATCATCCTGGGAGAGCGATCATGA